CTGGCCGCGTGGCTGACGGCGGTCCTGTGCCTGAGCGCCTGTGCCGGCCCCTCTTCCCCATCAGCTTCCGGTCAGGAGCCCGACGACGCGCCGGAATCGTTTATCTTTACGCGGGAGAATTTTCCCCGGCTGGACGGCTCCACCTCCACCGCGCCCATGGCGGAGGCGGTGTGCGCCGTATTGCTTGGGGAGAGCCGGGAGGCTGTATCGGACCTGGTCCGCTTCTCCAAGACCACCAATGCCTACTACAACCTGATGGAGGGCAACGCGGACCTTCTGATCGTAGGCGAACCCAACGCGGATATATTGGCTGAGAAGGAACGCACTGGTTTTCAGTGGGAGCAGACGCCCTTTGCCACCGACGCCTTCGTGTTTGTGGTCAACGAAGAGAACCCTGTGGACTCCATCACAGTGGAGGAGGCGCGGCGCATCTATACCGGCGAGATCACCAACTGGAGAGAATTGGGCGGCGAAGACCAGGCGATCGTCCCCTTCCAGCGCAACAGCGAAGCGGGGAGCCAGGCCCTGATGGAAAAGTTAGTGATGAAGGGCACGCCCATGATGGAGCCCCCCACCGGATACGTGGTGGGCACCATGGGCCAGCTGATGGAGGCGGTGAAGAGCTATGACGGCTCCCCCGGCGCCATCGGCTACAGCGTTTACTACTATGCAGAGGAGATGAAGATGGCCCAGGGCCTCAAGCTGCTGGCGCTGGAGGGCGTGGAGCCCAATCCGGAAACGATCCGGGGGGAAACCTATCCTCTGCGCAACCCCAAATATGTGGTCATCCCCGCCGACGCGGAGGAGGACGCCCCCAACCGCGTCCTCTATAACTGGCTCATCGGCAAGGAAGGGCAGCGGTTGGTGGCCCAGGAGGGCTATGTGTCCATTCTGGAGGCGCGGCCATGAAAAAAGCGGCCCTTGCGGCGGCCCTCTGCCTGCTGCTGACCGCCTGCTCCGCCGGAAGCTCCAGTCATCCCCTGGAGCCGGGACAGGATGGG
This window of the Dysosmobacter acutus genome carries:
- a CDS encoding PstS family phosphate ABC transporter substrate-binding protein, giving the protein MRKHAAKHTLAAWLTAVLCLSACAGPSSPSASGQEPDDAPESFIFTRENFPRLDGSTSTAPMAEAVCAVLLGESREAVSDLVRFSKTTNAYYNLMEGNADLLIVGEPNADILAEKERTGFQWEQTPFATDAFVFVVNEENPVDSITVEEARRIYTGEITNWRELGGEDQAIVPFQRNSEAGSQALMEKLVMKGTPMMEPPTGYVVGTMGQLMEAVKSYDGSPGAIGYSVYYYAEEMKMAQGLKLLALEGVEPNPETIRGETYPLRNPKYVVIPADAEEDAPNRVLYNWLIGKEGQRLVAQEGYVSILEARP